In a single window of the Dreissena polymorpha isolate Duluth1 chromosome 3, UMN_Dpol_1.0, whole genome shotgun sequence genome:
- the LOC127871393 gene encoding piggyBac transposable element-derived protein 4-like — translation MGGVDVHDQLRAKYPSGRNSKKWWRYLFWLLLDSAIVNSYVLYKEWSTRETKKRRYTHLDFQRELLKELIGGYRRRKHSDRDDAVDRPALMPVENIVGHRNVRLNAKRTTCKYHKTRVGHRSDTVYGCEVCNVHLCKECHVAYHQAV, via the coding sequence ATGGGAGGTGTTGACGTGCATGACCAGCTGCGTGCCAAGTACCCATCAGGCAGGAATTCTAAGAAATGGTGGCGGTACCTCTTCTGGTTGCTACTGGATTCGGCTATTGTGAATAGCTACGTCCTCTACAAGGAGTGGTCCACCAGGGAaacgaagaagaggaggtacACGCATCTCGACTTCCAGAGGGAGCTATTGAAGGAGCTTATTGGTGGCTACCGGAGGCGCAAGCACAGCGATAGGGATGATGCTGTGGACAGGCCAGCGTTGATGCCCGTAGAGAACATCGTAGGTCACAGAAATGTTCGGCTAAATGCGAAAAGGACAACATGCAAGTACCACAAAACCAGGGTTGGGCACCGCAGTGACACTGTATATGGGTGCGAAGTCTGCAATGTACACCTGTGTAAGGAGTGCCACGTGGCCTATCATCAGGcagtgtaa